The genomic window TGATAAACAGCATTAAACAAGGTAAAACCATTCCCAAAGAATATCTCTATAAACTGGCAAAAGACGATGAAGATGTTTTTCTCTTCTGGAACGGCAGAAGCGAAGAAGTAACAAATGTTGTTCTGCCTTTTCATTCCATTGAAAATATTGACGAACCACGCAAAGAAAAATACGAAAACAGAGAATCTACTTTTGATTTTTTTGAAATGGACTCTCGCGGCAGACAACTGAAAGGTTGGACGAATAAACTGATCTGGGGCGATAATAAACTCATCCTTTCTTCTCTTGTAAACGGTCCTTTGCGAAAGGAAATTGAAGAACAAGGCGTTATTAAACTGATTTACATTGATCCGCCTTTTGCGGTTGGTGCGGATTTTGGGTTTGATGTGAAAATCGGAAATGATGAAGTAACAAAAAAACAAACTGTTTTGGAAGAAATTGCTTACCGCGATACTTGGGGACGAGGTATTTCCAGCTACCTTTCTATGATGTATGAAAGATTAAAACTTATGCACGATTTACTTGCCGATGACGGCTCGATTTATGTGCATTGCGATTGGAGAGTAAGTAATTA from Candidatus Cloacimonadota bacterium includes these protein-coding regions:
- a CDS encoding site-specific DNA-methyltransferase, yielding MIQDKNLLTEKEKDIVINSIKQGKTIPKEYLYKLAKDDEDVFLFWNGRSEEVTNVVLPFHSIENIDEPRKEKYENRESTFDFFEMDSRGRQLKGWTNKLIWGDNKLILSSLVNGPLRKEIEEQGVIKLIYIDPPFAVGADFGFDVKIGNDEVTKKQTVLEEIAYRDTWGRGISSYLSMMYERLKLMHDLLADDGSIYVHCDWRVSN